The sequence AAACCATGGAGCAGGCTGTGGCCGACGTGCCGCCTGCCCAGCAGACCGACGCCGCCATCAATGCTGCCAGCCTCTGGCTGGGCAGCATTCGTGAGGCGCTGGATCAAGTCAAACGAGAGCGCGCGCCGGCTTGAGCCAGCGCAAGCCGTCTACAGGAATACACATGAGCTGGATCGAAAAACTCCTGCCGCCTCGCATCAACAAAACCAGCGACAGTGGTGTGCGCCGGGTCCCTGAAGGTCTGTGGGTCAAGTGCCCGTCGTGTGAGTCCGTGCTCTACAGCGAAGACCTGGCGGCCAACCTGCATGTTTGCCCCAAATGCAGCCACCATATGCGCATCGGCGCACGCACGCGCATTGATTCGCTGCTGGACGTCGAAGGCCGTGTCGAACTCGGCCAGGAGACCCGTTCGGTCGACTCGCTCAAGTTCAAGGACACTCGCAAATATCCCGAACGTATCCAGGAGGCCATGAAGCAGACGGGCGAAACCGATGCGCTGGTCGTCATGAGCGGCTCCATCCATGGCGTGCCCGCTACGCTGGCTTGTTTTGAGTTTGAGTTCATGGGTGGTTCCATGGGTTCGGTAGTCGGTGAACGCTTCGTGCGGGGCGTCAAAGCCGCCATTGAACACAAGACGCCTTTCATCTGCGTGGCCGCGTCGGGTGGCGCGCGCATGCAGGAAAGCCTGCTGTCGCTCATGCAAATGGCCAAGACCAACGCCATGCTTACGCAACTGGCGCAGGCAGGTCTGCCATTCATCAGCATACTTACTGATCCCACCATGGGTGGCGTTTCCGCCAGCTTCGCTTTCATGGGTGATGTCGTGATTGCCGAGCCCAGGGCCCTCATCGGTTTTGCCGGTCCGCGCGTCATCGAACAGACGGTGCGCGAAAAACTTCCAGAAGGCTTCCAGCGTTCCGAGTTTCTGCTGCAAAAGGGCGCGATCGACATGGTGGTGGATCGCCGCCAACTGCGCGAGGAACTGGCCCGTTTGCTGGCCTTGTTGACGAATCAGCCGGCCGATCTCGTCACTACAACCTGAATTGCAGTTTAAACAGGCGGCAATCCAACGGGTTGCCGCCTATGCACTATTCCATAGAGCGAAGTAATGATTCGCTATTGCGCAGCGCCCTGTCGGTTTTTATGGATTTCGTGTTGCCTGTGTGACACATGAATGTCCGGTTTGTCCCTGCTTTCTGCTAAGGTTGTACGGTGTCTGTCTTCACAGATGAATGCACTTTGGAGTCCTTATGCACGGCCTGAACAAGAAAATCGCTTTGACCAGTATCGCCTCCTTGGTACTGGCTTTGGCTGCCGGTACTGCCCAGGCACAACAAGGCAGCGACGGCGGCGTCAGTGTCCATTACGGTATTGGTGATCACTACCAGCGCATCACGCTCAACTATGAAACCCCAACCTGGTGGAGCTACCAGTTCGGCAGCAATTGGGGCCGCCTGGATCTGAATGGCGAGTTCGGGGGGGCGTACTGGTGGGCAGATGGTTCGCGCGAACCCGGTCACGTCTGGCAGGCCAACGCAATTCCGATGTTTCGCTGGTGGGCAACCGACCGTTTCTATCTCGAAGCCGGTGTGGGCGCAACGGTCTTTTCTCACACCAGTTTTGCAGACAAACGTATCGGGTCGGCTTTTCAATTTGGCGACCACGTCGGCCTCGGTTTCCTGTTGACGCAAAACAGCCGTGTGGGCGTGCGTTATTCGCATTTTTCAAATGCCAATATCAAGAAGCCTAATCCTGGTCTGGATGTCGTCCAGCTGACATACACCTATCAGTTCTGATCTTGCTGCAGACTAGAAGCCGCTGATTACTTTATCGGCGGTTTTTTTTGTCTTGTCAGAATAATAGCGGCCTCAATGCTGAGCCACCTTGGTGATTGATTTCGCCGAGATGACCTGCTCCCCGTGATTAGTACGAAATCGATGTAGAGTCCGTTCCCAAAGGAATGGCAATGAAGAAACGATTTACGGAAGAGCAAATCATCGGCGTGCTCAAGGAAGCCGATGCAGGTGCCAAGCCCGCAGAGTTGTGCCGCAAGCACGGAATCTCCGAGGCAACGTACTACAACTGGAAGGCGAAGTTCGGTGGCATGACGGTGTCGGACGCTCAGAGGCTCAAGGAGCTGGAGCAGGAGAACAACAAGCTCAAGAAGCTGTTGGCCGAGTCGATGCTGGACAAGGCGGCGCTTCAGGATCTGCTAAGCCGAAAGTAGTCAGCCCGCAGGCCAAACGCGAGGCGGTCAGGACATTAATGACCGAGCGCAGCATGGGTGTTACCCGGGCCTGTGGGCTGGTAGGAATTTCGCGGTCGCTGTTTGCCTACGAGAGCACACGCTCAGGCGATGCTGCGCTGACCGAGCGCATGAAAGAGATGGCAGTGGCGAAACGACGCTACGGCTATCGGAGGATCCATGTGCTCTTACGTCGCGAAGGCTGGCAAGCAAATCACAAGCGAATCTGGCGGCTGTACAGTCTGGCAGGGTTAAGCGTGCGAAAACGAAAGCGTAAGCGAATCGCGGCGACCGAGCGCGTGGTTCGCCCAGCGGCAATCGCGCCGAATCAGAGTTGGTCAATGGACTTTGTGGCCGACGGCCTAGCCTATGGCCGCCGATTCCGCTGTTTGACTATCGTCGATGACTACACTCGCGAATGCCTGGCCATCGAGGTCGATACGTCGTTGCCGGGACTGCGTGTTGCCATGGTGCTGCAACGGCTGGCGGAGATGCGTGGCCTGCCGCGATCTATTACCGTGGACAACGGGCCAGAGTTCGCCGGAAGAGCCTTGGACGCCTGGGGGCCTACCAAGCAGGCGTAAAGCTGTCGTTTATTCGGCCGGGTAAGCCGGTGGAGAACGCTTATATCGAAAGTTTCAACGGCAAGTTCCGCGACGAATGCCTTAACGAGCACTGGTTCTTGTCCCTGCGACAGGCTAAAAGCTTGATCGAAAACTGGCGAGTCGAGTACAACACCGATCGGCCTCACAGCGCGCTCGGATATTTAACGCCGGCGCAATTCGTGCAGGCTCATCAGAAAGAAGGTCTTTTACCCCTGGGCTCTATGTCGGTGCCGTACTAAATCTGGGGGCAGGTCAGAGACACCAAGTTTTTGGGATACAAAAAAAACTGCCAGGCTTGGCCTGGCGGTTTCTATGTGCGCTTGATTTAACGCGCCGTTTCGACCTGCACCAGCGGTGCGGACGAGGCTTGGGCTACGGGCTTGCGCTCGCGTCCCAAGCGTGCCGGGGCTTGGTCTGCCGCGCTTTGCGCTTGAGATTGGGCCTGGCGGGCAGGGTCCGTTTGTACCCAGGTCAGGCCGGCGGCTTGGACCACGGCGTTCAGGGCCGCTTCGCCGACAACGATCGGAGCGGACGCCGGCTTGGGCGCGGCAACGACAGCGGCCGGTTCGGTCGCGGCCGGTTCGGCGGCGGTTTGCGCAGGCGTCGTCTGTGCAGGGACAACCGGAGCGACTTCGGCGGTCGCCGCAGCCGTATCGGGTTGGACCGCAGGCACGGCGGGGGCCGTAGCAACCACGGGTTCTGCCGCGGCCGGTGCCACGGTGGCTTCAGGCGTCACCGGAGCAACAGGAGCACTCGCCGGAGCCGCCGCGGGTTCTACCGCAGCAACCGGGCTGGCAGGTGCAACTGGCGCGGCAGGCACAGCCGCAGCGGTGGAGAGCTCCGACGCTCCGGCAGCAACTGGCGCAGCGGCAGCAACCGGGACAACGGCGTTGTCCACGGGGGCAGGCTTCGCGGGG comes from Bordetella holmesii ATCC 51541 and encodes:
- the accD gene encoding acetyl-CoA carboxylase, carboxyl transferase, beta subunit; translated protein: MSWIEKLLPPRINKTSDSGVRRVPEGLWVKCPSCESVLYSEDLAANLHVCPKCSHHMRIGARTRIDSLLDVEGRVELGQETRSVDSLKFKDTRKYPERIQEAMKQTGETDALVVMSGSIHGVPATLACFEFEFMGGSMGSVVGERFVRGVKAAIEHKTPFICVAASGGARMQESLLSLMQMAKTNAMLTQLAQAGLPFISILTDPTMGGVSASFAFMGDVVIAEPRALIGFAGPRVIEQTVREKLPEGFQRSEFLLQKGAIDMVVDRRQLREELARLLALLTNQPADLVTTT
- a CDS encoding lipid A 3-O-deacylase family protein, producing the protein MHGLNKKIALTSIASLVLALAAGTAQAQQGSDGGVSVHYGIGDHYQRITLNYETPTWWSYQFGSNWGRLDLNGEFGGAYWWADGSREPGHVWQANAIPMFRWWATDRFYLEAGVGATVFSHTSFADKRIGSAFQFGDHVGLGFLLTQNSRVGVRYSHFSNANIKKPNPGLDVVQLTYTYQF
- a CDS encoding integrase core domain protein, with the translated sequence MTERSMGVTRACGLVGISRSLFAYESTRSGDAALTERMKEMAVAKRRYGYRRIHVLLRREGWQANHKRIWRLYSLAGLSVRKRKRKRIAATERVVRPAAIAPNQSWSMDFVADGLAYGRRFRCLTIVDDYTRECLAIEVDTSLPGLRVAMVLQRLAEMRGLPRSITVDNGPEFAGRALDAWGPTKQA
- a CDS encoding integrase core domain protein, translating into MENAYIESFNGKFRDECLNEHWFLSLRQAKSLIENWRVEYNTDRPHSALGYLTPAQFVQAHQKEGLLPLGSMSVPY